Within the Planctomycetia bacterium genome, the region ACCCCCGCGGCGTATGACCTCCCAGCGGTCGCGAGGGGGCGAGCCGGCGGCAAGCCAGGCCCGCAACTCGTCGAGGGGCCAACGGGTCGCACGGCCGAGCCGTACGGGCCTCGGGATGCGTCCTTGCGAGTGAAGCGCCCAGAGGTGCCGCTCGCTGATTCCTAGTTGCTCGGCCGTCTCAGCGGCATTCAGGGCCAAGCGTTCCGACGCGGTTTGATTCGTTTTAGTGCTCATGAACCGAAAAATACGGCTCACGGAGCGGTAGGTCTAAGCC harbors:
- a CDS encoding helix-turn-helix domain-containing protein — encoded protein: MSTKTNQTASERLALNAAETAEQLGISERHLWALHSQGRIPRPVRLGRATRWPLDELRAWLAAGSPPRDRWEVIRRGGAA